The nucleotide sequence TATGCGGATGCGGTTGGCCTCGCGGGTTTCACGGTCATAGGGTTTCAGAGGGGACTCCAGGAAACGCATGCGTACAGTATCGGAATCGTCATGGGCGTGACTACGGGCGTGGTTGGCGGCATCCTTCGTGACGTGCTTTCGAGGGAGATACCGCTGATTTTTCGCCGGGAAGTCTATGCATCGGCGAGCTTATGTGGCGCGGTTCTGCTTGCGTTCCTGTATCATCTTCGGTTGCCAAGTTTTATCATCGTGTTGGTAGCCACCTCGGTCACTTTAGTGAGTCGGCTTGCCGCTCTGCACTGGAATCTGGCTCTGCCGACCCTCTGGCTCAAAGAAGGCGGAGAAAATGCGACGGAAAGCGGACCAAAGGCTGGAGCGGACGATTGACAGCGCTCCTCAGCCGCCCGGTCATGCTCTACTTCAAAAGGTACTAATTGATTCTCATTGATACAGCCAAGTGAGGTGATAGATGTGCGATTTCATTGATATTTTATCACGATTGGCCCTATTGATAACCAATGGAAAGGTGAATATTTTGAGCGTGATTTTTTTAGCGGGAGGTGGTATCTTCCTTCCTGAACTTAATAATTGACGGATTTCGAGAACCATGCGAGAGTTCCCACAGAAATGCTTAAAGTGCTGTGGATTGAGGAAAACCAGTATTAAATTGTAAATCGAGAGGAATCGGTTTTCTTGGCTTAAGGTGCTTCGCGCGCGGGTAAAAGCTTTATAACCAAACAAGTATTAGGAGGGCATCGCGATGATTCCGGAAAAACTGCGGGAAGTACTGAAACATGATGGGGTGGTTGCCATTGCAACTTTAGGACAGGATGGACCACACATGGTTAACACATGGAACAGTTATATAAAGATTACCAATGATGAGCGTTTATTGATTCCTGCCGGTTACATGCAAGTAACGGAGGCTAATATTGCAACAAACAATAACGTGCTAATCACAATGGGTAGTAGCAAGGTCGCTGGGAAAAACGGCCCTGGCACTGGCTTCCTCATCAAGGGCACAGCGGCCTTTATAACCTCCGGCCCTGATTTTGATACAATTAAGGCAAAATTTTCATGGGCAAGGGCCGCATTGGCAATTACAATACTCTCTGCCACTCAGACTTTATAGTCTGCAGAGGAATTTCGGTGGTAGTGTTATATTAGTCTTTGGAAGCTCCATGCAATGCTTCCTTCGAAACACAAATTGTCATACATAATGAACTTTACGCGATATTCATTATTTTTTGCTCTCGCCTCACCATAAGGCAGGTGCTGTAAGTAACTCGGTTTAAACACTTACTACTTCAAAGGTGCGGTTTTAATAGGGTGATTATTCAAGCCGTTAGAGGTATTCGTATCTTCCTGTAATGTTGCACGCCTTCTTTTTCCCGTCCATTCAACTGTTCAAACGGAAATCCTTAACATCTAATTGCCATTTGGTGATCGTTGAAGTATAAGGAATATGGTTTCGCTAATGAGGGGAATATTTCTATGCAAGCCATGCCTATAAGAATCTTCCTT is from Deltaproteobacteria bacterium and encodes:
- a CDS encoding TRIC cation channel family protein — its product is YADAVGLAGFTVIGFQRGLQETHAYSIGIVMGVTTGVVGGILRDVLSREIPLIFRREVYASASLCGAVLLAFLYHLRLPSFIIVLVATSVTLVSRLAALHWNLALPTLWLKEGGENATESGPKAGADD
- a CDS encoding pyridoxamine 5'-phosphate oxidase family protein translates to MIPEKLREVLKHDGVVAIATLGQDGPHMVNTWNSYIKITNDERLLIPAGYMQVTEANIATNNNVLITMGSSKVAGKNGPGTGFLIKGTAAFITSGPDFDTIKAKFSWARAALAITILSATQTL